One Lysobacter enzymogenes DNA segment encodes these proteins:
- a CDS encoding DUF58 domain-containing protein, producing MHAWTRPRLPEALPVQFDRRRIYVLPTGFGAFYGALLTAMILGALNYNNNPAFLLALLLGGAGLASLIAAQLQLAGLRIVAVDAEPVPAGSAMRVRVHARAAPDRPRQGLQVDDGLAGELEPARLDLEQGAGEAELRIATHRRGWFDLPKLRVSTTRPLGLARAWSHVWPEAPLLVYPAPEAHGPPLPVGGGDPTVTRLHPSGDDVHHLRNYRPGDARRAIAWKHSARRDTLLVREYEQPLGADVELDWHRLHGLPQETRISRLARWVDEAERDGCRYRLTLPGHNPLGPGNGAAHRHACLRALALMPHG from the coding sequence ATGCACGCCTGGACCCGGCCGCGCCTGCCCGAGGCGCTGCCGGTCCAGTTCGACCGCCGCCGCATCTACGTGCTGCCGACCGGCTTCGGCGCGTTCTACGGCGCGCTGCTGACGGCGATGATCCTGGGCGCGCTGAACTACAACAACAACCCGGCCTTCCTGCTGGCGCTGCTGCTCGGCGGCGCCGGGCTGGCCAGCCTGATCGCGGCGCAGTTGCAACTGGCCGGGCTGCGCATCGTCGCGGTCGACGCCGAGCCGGTGCCGGCCGGCAGCGCGATGCGCGTGCGGGTGCACGCGCGCGCCGCGCCGGACCGGCCGCGCCAGGGGTTGCAGGTCGACGACGGGCTCGCCGGCGAACTCGAACCGGCGCGGCTGGACCTGGAACAAGGCGCCGGCGAAGCCGAGCTGCGCATCGCCACCCACCGCCGCGGCTGGTTCGACCTGCCCAAGTTGCGCGTGTCTACCACCCGTCCGCTCGGGCTGGCACGGGCCTGGTCGCACGTGTGGCCGGAAGCGCCGCTGCTGGTGTATCCGGCGCCGGAAGCGCACGGGCCGCCGCTGCCGGTCGGCGGCGGCGATCCGACCGTGACCCGGCTGCATCCCAGCGGCGACGACGTCCACCATTTGCGCAACTATCGCCCCGGCGACGCGCGCCGGGCGATCGCCTGGAAGCATTCGGCGCGGCGCGACACGCTGCTGGTGCGCGAGTACGAGCAACCGCTCGGCGCCGACGTCGAACTCGACTGGCACCGCCTGCACGGCCTGCCGCAGGAAACCCGGATCTCGCGCCTGGCGCGCTGGGTCGACGAGGCCGAGCGCGACGGCTGCCGCTATCGCCTGACCCTGCCCGGCCACAACCCGCTCGGCCCCGGCAACGGCGCCGCCCATCGCCACGCCTGCCTGCGCGCGCTGGCGCTGATGCCGCATGGCTGA
- the recR gene encoding recombination mediator RecR: protein MSSALLEQLIDALRVLPGVGQKSAQRMAYHLLERERAGGQRLAAALSEAIEKIGHCVRCRDFSESEVCPTCASAARDAHLLCAVESPADRLAIEQATGYRGLYFVLQGRLSPLDGIGPRELGLDSLAARLAEGEVQELIIATNPTVEGEATAHYLAQLARQHAVKPSRLAHGVPLGGELEYVDRGTLSHAFGSRTEV from the coding sequence ATGAGCAGCGCCCTGCTCGAACAACTGATCGACGCGCTGCGGGTGCTGCCGGGCGTGGGCCAGAAATCGGCCCAGCGCATGGCCTACCACCTGCTCGAGCGCGAGCGCGCCGGCGGCCAGCGCTTGGCCGCGGCGCTGAGCGAGGCGATCGAGAAGATCGGCCACTGCGTGCGCTGCCGCGACTTCAGCGAAAGCGAGGTCTGTCCGACCTGCGCCAGCGCCGCGCGCGATGCGCACCTGCTGTGCGCGGTGGAATCGCCGGCCGACCGGCTGGCGATCGAGCAGGCCACCGGCTACCGCGGCCTGTACTTCGTGCTGCAGGGCCGGCTCAGCCCGCTCGACGGCATCGGCCCGCGCGAGCTCGGTCTGGACTCGCTGGCCGCGCGCCTGGCCGAGGGCGAGGTGCAGGAACTCATCATCGCCACCAACCCGACCGTGGAAGGCGAGGCCACCGCGCACTACCTGGCGCAATTGGCGCGCCAGCACGCGGTCAAGCCGAGCCGGCTGGCGCACGGCGTGCCGCTGGGCGGCGAGTTGGAATACGTGGATCGCGGCACGCTGTCGCATGCGTTCGGCAGCCGGACCGAGGTGTGA
- a CDS encoding beta-ketoacyl-ACP synthase III yields MTDRIYARIAGTGSYLPAQVVTNDELAKRVETSDEWIRTRTGIRQRHVAAEGETTVDLAYQASLRALEAAGTTPEEIDLIILGTTTPDLIFPSSACLLQHRLGANGCPAFDVNAACSGFVYALTVADKFIRSGAAKTVLVVGAETLTRMLDWTDRSTCVLFGDGAGAVVLKADSETGILSTHLHADGGKKELLWNPVGVSAGFKPEEHNAGVRVLMTGNEVFKHAVKALDSVVEETLEANGLDRHEIDWLIPHQANLRIIEATAKRLDMPMERVIVTVDKHGNTSSGSVPLALDEAVRSGKVQRGQLLLLEAFGGGFTWGSALLRY; encoded by the coding sequence ATGACAGATCGGATTTACGCCCGGATTGCGGGCACCGGCAGCTACCTGCCGGCCCAGGTGGTGACCAACGACGAGCTCGCCAAGCGCGTCGAGACCAGCGACGAATGGATCCGGACCCGTACCGGCATCCGCCAGCGCCACGTCGCCGCCGAAGGCGAGACCACCGTCGACCTGGCCTACCAGGCCTCGCTGCGCGCGCTCGAAGCCGCCGGCACGACGCCCGAGGAGATCGATCTGATCATCCTGGGCACCACCACCCCGGACCTGATCTTCCCGTCGAGCGCCTGCTTGCTGCAGCACCGCCTCGGCGCCAACGGCTGCCCGGCGTTCGACGTCAACGCGGCCTGCTCGGGCTTCGTCTACGCGCTGACCGTGGCCGACAAGTTCATCCGGTCCGGCGCGGCCAAGACCGTGCTCGTGGTCGGCGCCGAAACCCTGACCCGCATGCTCGACTGGACCGATCGCTCGACCTGCGTGCTGTTCGGCGACGGCGCCGGCGCGGTCGTGCTCAAGGCCGATAGCGAGACCGGCATCCTCAGCACCCATCTGCACGCCGACGGCGGCAAGAAGGAGCTGCTGTGGAATCCGGTCGGCGTCTCGGCCGGGTTCAAGCCGGAAGAGCACAACGCCGGCGTGCGCGTGCTGATGACCGGCAACGAAGTGTTCAAGCACGCGGTCAAGGCGCTGGATTCGGTGGTCGAGGAGACCCTGGAAGCCAACGGCCTGGACCGCCACGAGATCGACTGGCTGATTCCGCACCAGGCCAACCTGCGCATCATCGAGGCCACGGCCAAGCGCCTGGACATGCCGATGGAGCGGGTGATCGTCACCGTCGACAAGCACGGCAACACCTCCTCGGGTTCGGTGCCGCTGGCGCTCGACGAAGCGGTGCGCTCGGGCAAGGTCCAGCGCGGCCAGCTTTTGCTGCTTGAGGCCTTCGGCGGCGGTTTCACTTGGGGTTCGGCGCTGCTGCGTTACTAA
- a CDS encoding Slp family lipoprotein, whose amino-acid sequence MNRLRLALLAAGAALLSACATAPQPLQGAFTAITPSDAAARDATGSVVRWGGRIVGVEPQANRTCFEMISTRLGDTGRPYWATDDTGGRFLACRTGFYDPALFEKNREVTFTGRIDGFESRRIGEYDYRLPKLDADVVYLWPLRQQVDVIERPSPWPWWGWW is encoded by the coding sequence ATGAACCGCCTCCGTCTTGCCTTGTTAGCCGCCGGCGCCGCGCTGCTCAGCGCCTGCGCCACCGCGCCCCAGCCGCTGCAGGGGGCGTTCACCGCGATCACTCCGTCCGACGCGGCTGCCCGCGACGCCACCGGTTCGGTGGTGCGCTGGGGCGGACGCATCGTCGGCGTCGAGCCGCAGGCCAACCGCACCTGTTTCGAGATGATCTCGACCCGGCTCGGCGACACCGGCCGTCCGTACTGGGCGACCGACGACACCGGCGGCCGCTTCCTGGCCTGCCGCACCGGGTTCTACGATCCGGCGCTGTTCGAGAAGAACCGCGAGGTGACCTTCACCGGCCGCATCGACGGCTTCGAATCGCGCCGCATCGGCGAGTACGACTATCGCCTGCCCAAGCTCGATGCCGACGTGGTGTACCTGTGGCCGCTGCGCCAGCAGGTCGACGTGATCGAACGTCCGTCGCCGTGGCCGTGGTGGGGCTGGTGGTAA
- a CDS encoding histidine triad nucleotide-binding protein produces MTDPTIFGKIIRRELPADIVYEDDDLIAFRDIAPQAPVHVLFVPKTPIATLNELKPEQAAVVGKLAYAAAQYAKREGFAEDGYRVVMNCNEHGGQTVFQLHLHLLAGDPLGRFGTPR; encoded by the coding sequence ATGACCGACCCCACCATCTTCGGCAAGATCATCCGCCGCGAACTGCCGGCCGACATCGTCTATGAAGACGACGACCTGATCGCGTTCCGCGACATCGCCCCGCAGGCGCCGGTGCACGTGCTGTTCGTGCCGAAGACGCCGATCGCCACGCTCAACGAACTCAAGCCCGAACAGGCCGCAGTGGTCGGCAAGCTCGCCTACGCCGCCGCCCAGTACGCCAAGCGCGAGGGCTTCGCCGAAGACGGCTACCGCGTGGTCATGAACTGCAACGAGCACGGCGGCCAGACCGTGTTCCAGCTGCACCTGCACCTGCTCGCCGGCGACCCTCTCGGCCGCTTCGGCACGCCGCGCTGA
- a CDS encoding Maf family protein, which yields MTPLILASTSVYRRELLARLRLDFDVARPETDETPQPGEAPAALAWRLAEAKAAAVAAQRPGAWVIGSDQVAEFDGRPIGKPGGRDQAIAQLSAMSGREVRFCTGVCVLRDGEAGLSELDVTVVRFRELALAEIERYVDAERPFDCAGSFKSEGLGIALFEAIESRDPTALVGLPLIATARLLRRAGYALP from the coding sequence ATGACCCCGCTGATCCTCGCCTCCACCTCCGTCTACCGCCGCGAACTGCTCGCCCGCCTGCGCCTGGACTTCGACGTCGCCCGCCCCGAGACCGACGAAACCCCGCAACCCGGCGAGGCGCCGGCGGCGCTGGCCTGGCGTCTGGCCGAAGCCAAGGCCGCCGCGGTCGCCGCGCAGCGCCCCGGGGCGTGGGTGATCGGCTCCGACCAGGTCGCCGAATTCGACGGCCGGCCGATCGGCAAGCCCGGCGGACGCGACCAGGCGATCGCGCAACTGAGCGCGATGTCCGGGCGCGAGGTGCGCTTCTGCACCGGCGTATGCGTGCTGCGCGACGGCGAGGCCGGCTTGAGCGAACTCGATGTCACCGTGGTGCGCTTCCGCGAACTGGCGTTGGCCGAGATCGAGCGCTACGTCGATGCCGAGCGCCCCTTCGACTGCGCCGGCAGCTTCAAGTCCGAAGGCCTCGGCATCGCCTTGTTCGAGGCGATCGAGTCGCGCGACCCGACCGCGCTGGTCGGACTGCCGCTGATCGCGACCGCGCGGCTGCTGCGGCGCGCGGGGTATGCCCTGCCCTGA
- a CDS encoding transglutaminase TgpA family protein, which produces MAEALPAAALEPGARRWALLAGASCLLPLLLQLPAKIAAVVAATGLVVGALSWRRPLPALVRLVLVIALVGTVLVLARFAVGRDTGCALLAAMFALKPSETYTLRDARSLIGFALFGPFATFLLDQGPLSLTLGLAASTFALVTLQRLAQLDALALPGQPPEPAAPVRQQLWSIARLIGIGLPLALAVFWLFPRLAAPLWGVPDRALARPGLSDRMSPGELIELMNDETVTLRARFHGAAPPTSQMYWRGPVLWDFDGRTWTQPRWFRGLPAAPFQASATVWDYDLEVEATDNRQFVALDLPLAAPARSQLSYDYGLYAERSLTSLSRWRLRSSPPRAFEPELRPLLRRAALELPAGYNPRTLALAAQWRREAGADDAAVVERAMRMFHREFAYTLETPLLGRHSVDEFLFEQKAGFCEHFSSSFVVLMRAAGVPARVVTGYAGGYYNPVGGYWLVRRSDAHAWAEVWLRGRGWVRMDPTAAIAPERIYDTLADRTPGAGGLFGGIGASTPLFNVGDWLRRGWNDFVLGFDASRQERLLRPFGVDRLDGPRLLALFVLFASLAGAWMIWLSSRGERERDPVLRAWHALGRRYRRLGLEREPHEPALAWAERVAKARPDLAAPLRRLSQSFNDWRYADSQPGRREARALRNELVRTLRAHRPTRTGEPR; this is translated from the coding sequence ATGGCTGAGGCCCTGCCCGCCGCGGCGCTGGAACCCGGCGCGCGCCGCTGGGCGCTGCTGGCCGGCGCCAGCTGCCTGCTGCCGCTGCTGCTGCAGTTGCCGGCGAAGATCGCCGCGGTCGTCGCCGCGACCGGCCTGGTCGTCGGCGCGCTGTCGTGGCGGCGGCCGCTGCCGGCACTGGTGCGGCTGGTGCTGGTGATCGCCTTGGTCGGCACGGTGCTGGTGCTGGCGCGCTTCGCCGTCGGCCGCGATACCGGCTGCGCGCTGCTGGCGGCGATGTTCGCGCTGAAACCCTCGGAGACCTACACCCTGCGCGATGCGCGCAGCCTGATCGGCTTCGCCCTGTTCGGCCCGTTCGCGACCTTCCTGCTCGACCAGGGCCCGCTGTCGCTGACCCTGGGCCTGGCGGCCTCGACGTTCGCCCTGGTCACCCTGCAGCGGCTGGCCCAGCTCGATGCGCTGGCGCTGCCCGGCCAGCCGCCCGAGCCGGCCGCGCCGGTGCGCCAGCAACTGTGGTCGATCGCGCGCCTGATCGGCATCGGCCTGCCGCTGGCGCTGGCGGTGTTCTGGCTGTTCCCGCGCCTGGCCGCGCCGCTGTGGGGCGTGCCCGACCGCGCCCTCGCCCGCCCCGGCCTGTCCGACCGGATGTCGCCGGGCGAGCTGATCGAGCTGATGAACGACGAGACGGTGACCCTGCGCGCGCGCTTCCATGGCGCCGCGCCGCCGACCTCGCAGATGTACTGGCGCGGGCCGGTGCTGTGGGACTTCGACGGCCGCACCTGGACCCAGCCGCGCTGGTTCCGCGGCCTGCCGGCGGCGCCGTTCCAGGCCTCGGCCACGGTCTGGGACTACGACCTGGAAGTCGAGGCGACCGACAACCGCCAGTTCGTCGCCCTCGACCTGCCGCTGGCCGCGCCGGCGCGCTCGCAGCTGAGTTACGACTACGGCCTGTACGCGGAGCGCTCGCTGACCTCGCTCAGCCGCTGGCGCCTGCGCTCCTCGCCGCCGCGCGCGTTCGAGCCGGAGCTGCGGCCGCTGCTGCGCCGCGCCGCGCTGGAACTGCCGGCCGGCTACAACCCGCGCACCCTGGCGCTGGCCGCGCAGTGGCGGCGCGAGGCCGGCGCCGACGATGCCGCCGTGGTCGAGCGGGCGATGCGCATGTTCCACCGCGAGTTCGCCTACACCCTGGAAACGCCGCTGCTGGGCCGGCACTCGGTGGACGAGTTCCTGTTCGAGCAGAAGGCCGGTTTCTGCGAGCACTTCAGCTCCTCGTTCGTGGTGCTGATGCGCGCGGCGGGGGTTCCGGCGCGGGTGGTCACCGGCTACGCCGGCGGCTACTACAACCCGGTCGGCGGCTATTGGCTGGTGCGCCGCTCCGACGCCCACGCCTGGGCCGAGGTGTGGCTGCGCGGGCGCGGCTGGGTGCGCATGGACCCGACCGCCGCGATCGCGCCCGAACGCATCTACGACACCCTCGCCGACCGCACCCCGGGCGCCGGCGGCCTGTTCGGCGGCATCGGCGCGTCCACGCCCTTGTTCAACGTCGGCGACTGGCTGCGCCGCGGCTGGAACGATTTCGTGCTCGGCTTCGACGCCAGCCGGCAGGAGCGGCTGCTGCGCCCGTTCGGCGTGGACCGGCTCGACGGCCCGCGCCTGCTCGCGCTGTTCGTGCTGTTCGCCAGCCTCGCCGGCGCCTGGATGATCTGGCTCAGCAGCCGCGGCGAACGCGAGCGCGACCCGGTGCTGCGCGCCTGGCATGCGCTGGGCCGCCGCTACCGCCGGCTGGGCCTGGAACGCGAGCCGCACGAGCCGGCCCTGGCCTGGGCTGAACGCGTCGCCAAGGCGCGGCCGGATCTGGCCGCGCCGCTGCGCCGGCTCAGCCAAAGTTTCAACGATTGGCGGTACGCTGACAGCCAACCCGGGCGGCGCGAAGCCCGAGCACTGCGCAACGAACTGGTCCGGACGCTACGCGCGCACCGCCCGACCCGCACTGGAGAACCTCGATGA
- a CDS encoding glycosyltransferase family 39 protein: MRNVFWALWTLVLLLKLAVAAKLPLFVDEAFYWQEGRHPAAAYSDLPGLTAWLARLGVELGGTRPLALRAPFLAIAALVPWLLARVTAREFGARNGWIAGSYALLLPLSGTLGLLALPDAMMALATLLCLDAGARLLRQVDARSAVELAAGLALGALSHYRFIAVIGVGFLVLMLLPEGRRALRDVRVLTAVAIGASAWAPLVAWNLDNADAGLRFQLVDRHPWAFHTDGLWFVAIQALLVTPFLFAALLAAGWRGARDPSPATRYFALLGSLIVLGFFVLGFFADTERVSFHWPLPGFMALLPLLPLVLARWPEWARGLCAGLAGAALLAMLGYYVAVSRPELRARSAGEKWYPANFAGWDELARAVRAKLATMPPGTRLVADNFKVGAELGFALDDPRIAVLDHPINHKHGRAPQLRLWGLHRDGRADWGEGPALLVVGATEVAYKNLLQRYHDLCAMVGPLPPPRVLNVDHGRQRFVLFAFDGAPRSGDCTTPAMAWIDQPAAGARVGPGAFAVTGWAFKDGVGLDKVEVMLDGRVVAQAHYGRERIGVREYWTLRDGRRSSDPQHPQVGFEATVQLDAEPPGRHWLGLRLHGRDGSVEDWAEQPIDLRRP, translated from the coding sequence ATGCGCAATGTGTTCTGGGCGCTGTGGACGCTGGTGTTGCTGCTCAAGCTCGCCGTCGCCGCCAAGCTGCCGCTGTTCGTCGACGAAGCGTTCTATTGGCAGGAAGGCCGCCATCCCGCCGCGGCCTATTCCGACCTGCCCGGACTGACCGCGTGGCTGGCGCGGCTGGGCGTGGAGTTGGGCGGCACCCGCCCGCTGGCGCTGCGCGCGCCGTTCCTGGCCATCGCCGCGTTGGTGCCCTGGCTGCTGGCGCGGGTGACCGCGCGCGAGTTCGGCGCGCGCAACGGCTGGATCGCCGGCAGCTATGCCTTGCTGTTGCCGCTGTCGGGCACGCTCGGCTTGCTCGCCTTGCCCGATGCGATGATGGCGCTGGCGACGCTGCTGTGCCTGGACGCGGGCGCGCGCCTGCTGCGCCAGGTCGATGCGCGCAGCGCGGTCGAACTCGCCGCGGGTCTGGCGTTGGGCGCGCTCAGCCACTACCGCTTCATCGCGGTGATCGGCGTCGGCTTCCTGGTGCTGATGCTGCTGCCCGAAGGCCGCCGCGCGCTGCGCGACGTGCGCGTGCTGACCGCGGTGGCGATCGGCGCCTCGGCCTGGGCGCCGCTGGTGGCCTGGAACCTCGACAACGCCGATGCCGGCCTGCGTTTCCAGTTGGTCGACCGGCATCCGTGGGCGTTCCACACCGACGGTCTGTGGTTCGTCGCGATCCAGGCCTTGCTGGTCACCCCGTTCCTGTTCGCCGCGCTGCTCGCGGCCGGTTGGCGCGGTGCGCGCGATCCCTCGCCGGCGACGCGCTACTTCGCCTTGCTCGGCAGCCTGATCGTGCTCGGCTTCTTCGTGCTCGGCTTTTTCGCCGACACCGAGCGGGTCAGCTTCCACTGGCCGCTGCCGGGCTTCATGGCGTTGCTGCCGTTGCTGCCGCTGGTGCTGGCGCGCTGGCCGGAATGGGCGCGCGGGTTGTGCGCGGGCCTGGCCGGCGCGGCGCTGCTGGCGATGCTGGGCTATTACGTCGCGGTGTCGCGGCCGGAGTTGCGCGCGCGCAGCGCCGGCGAGAAGTGGTACCCGGCCAACTTCGCCGGCTGGGACGAGCTGGCGCGCGCGGTGCGGGCGAAACTCGCGACGATGCCGCCGGGCACGCGCCTGGTCGCCGACAATTTCAAGGTCGGCGCCGAACTCGGCTTCGCCCTCGACGATCCGCGCATCGCCGTGCTCGATCATCCGATCAACCACAAGCACGGCCGCGCGCCGCAACTGCGCTTGTGGGGACTGCACCGCGACGGCCGCGCCGACTGGGGCGAGGGCCCGGCGCTGCTGGTGGTCGGCGCCACCGAGGTCGCCTACAAGAATCTGCTGCAGCGCTATCACGACCTGTGCGCGATGGTCGGCCCGCTGCCGCCGCCGCGGGTGCTCAACGTCGATCACGGCCGCCAGCGCTTCGTCCTGTTCGCGTTCGATGGCGCGCCGCGCAGCGGCGACTGCACGACGCCGGCGATGGCCTGGATCGACCAGCCCGCGGCCGGCGCACGGGTCGGACCGGGCGCGTTCGCGGTCACCGGCTGGGCGTTCAAGGACGGGGTCGGGCTGGACAAGGTCGAGGTCATGCTCGACGGGCGGGTGGTGGCGCAGGCCCATTACGGCCGCGAGCGCATCGGCGTGCGCGAGTACTGGACGCTGCGCGACGGCCGCCGTTCCAGCGATCCGCAGCATCCGCAGGTCGGCTTCGAAGCCACCGTGCAGCTCGATGCCGAGCCGCCCGGCCGCCACTGGCTGGGCCTGCGCCTGCACGGGCGCGACGGCAGCGTCGAGGATTGGGCCGAGCAACCGATCGATCTGCGCCGGCCCTGA
- the rpmF gene encoding 50S ribosomal protein L32 yields MAVQKSRVTPSRRGQRRAHDALSSKQLATDPTTGETHIRHHVTADGYYRGKKVIDTKSRVADEE; encoded by the coding sequence ATGGCCGTTCAGAAGTCCCGCGTCACCCCGTCCCGTCGCGGCCAGCGCCGTGCGCACGATGCGCTGTCCAGCAAGCAGCTGGCCACCGACCCGACCACCGGCGAGACCCACATCCGCCACCACGTCACCGCCGACGGCTACTACCGCGGCAAGAAGGTGATCGACACCAAGTCGCGCGTCGCCGACGAGGAGTAA
- a CDS encoding YceD family protein, with translation MSAEVPPGRVPEVLDAWRLVAARRGVEGRLPLSALTRLQGLLYDVDGEVRFSLDFDTDELRVPYAELKIEAGLPLLCQRSLERFVMPVRIEQRLGLIRDEADEAALPPGYEPLLMPEDGMLRPAEMVEDELILAVPVVPVAPDSEAVERDFSATQVELDAANPFAALSSLKKNN, from the coding sequence ATGTCAGCCGAAGTGCCACCTGGGCGGGTGCCCGAAGTTCTGGATGCCTGGCGCCTGGTGGCGGCACGGCGCGGTGTGGAAGGCCGTCTGCCGTTGTCGGCGCTGACGCGCCTGCAGGGCCTGCTGTACGACGTCGACGGCGAAGTCCGGTTCTCGCTGGACTTCGACACCGACGAGCTGCGGGTGCCCTACGCCGAGCTGAAGATCGAAGCCGGACTGCCGCTGCTGTGCCAGCGTTCGCTGGAGCGGTTCGTGATGCCGGTCCGGATCGAGCAGCGCCTCGGCCTGATCCGCGACGAGGCCGACGAAGCCGCGTTGCCGCCCGGTTACGAGCCGCTGCTGATGCCCGAAGACGGCATGCTGCGGCCCGCGGAGATGGTCGAGGACGAATTGATCCTGGCCGTGCCCGTGGTCCCGGTGGCGCCGGACAGCGAGGCGGTCGAGCGCGACTTCTCGGCCACCCAGGTCGAGCTGGACGCCGCCAACCCGTTCGCCGCGCTGTCGTCGCTGAAGAAGAACAACTGA
- a CDS encoding phosphotransferase codes for MVTRLNLQGRTAWLKSYGGGSRRLRLRALELTARRLGVPSLRPPPHRVGADARQTEQRRLQELAAVDVRVPSILGEGDTYLLLSDIGETLSARLRRSSPPEAYRLVTEAARALAQVHARGGYIGQPLARNLTVDEHGRIGFIDFEEDPAEVMSVQQAQIRDWLIFAAGTSRYFRDPDRELSAIIAESLRGGAEEVRRGLGDAADRLGFVQSLTRWLGRRARGLGGAVQALRRAAWVWALCAVLIGLGVDFAPDRDFDSIRQMAEFID; via the coding sequence ATGGTGACCCGTCTGAACCTGCAAGGCCGCACGGCCTGGCTCAAATCCTATGGCGGCGGCAGCCGCCGCCTGCGCTTGCGCGCGCTGGAACTGACCGCGCGCCGGCTCGGCGTGCCGTCGCTGCGGCCGCCGCCGCACCGGGTCGGCGCCGACGCGCGCCAGACCGAGCAGCGCCGCCTGCAGGAACTGGCCGCGGTCGACGTGCGCGTGCCCAGCATCCTCGGCGAAGGCGACACCTACCTGTTGCTGAGCGACATCGGCGAGACGCTGTCGGCGCGCCTGCGCCGGTCTTCGCCGCCAGAGGCCTACCGCCTGGTCACCGAAGCCGCGCGCGCGCTGGCCCAGGTGCACGCGCGCGGCGGCTACATCGGCCAGCCGCTGGCGCGCAACCTCACCGTCGACGAGCACGGCCGCATCGGCTTCATCGATTTCGAGGAAGACCCGGCCGAGGTCATGAGCGTGCAGCAGGCGCAGATCCGCGACTGGCTGATCTTCGCCGCCGGCACCTCGCGTTACTTCCGCGATCCCGACCGCGAGCTCAGCGCGATCATCGCCGAGTCGTTGCGCGGCGGCGCCGAGGAAGTGCGCCGCGGCCTCGGCGACGCCGCCGACCGGCTCGGCTTCGTGCAGTCGCTGACCCGCTGGCTCGGCCGGCGCGCGCGCGGCCTCGGCGGCGCGGTGCAGGCGCTGCGTCGCGCGGCCTGGGTGTGGGCGCTGTGCGCGGTGCTGATCGGCCTGGGCGTGGACTTCGCCCCGGACCGCGATTTCGATTCGATCCGGCAGATGGCCGAGTTCATCGACTGA
- a CDS encoding AAA family ATPase produces MSAGKITASSATHDAAILTDGLRSALEQAQAQVNALVLGKAQAVRLAFVALLSDGHLLIEDLPGLGKTTLAHALAATLGLEFQRVQFTSDLLPADVVGVSVFDPTSRQFQFHPGPVFAQVLLADEINRAPPRTQSALLEAMAEHQVTVDGRSHRLPDPFFVIATQNPVDLSGTYPLPDSQLDRFLLRLQLGYPDEAAERDLLAGADRRHLIAQARALLSAPDVQAIRSAVDAVHASEALIGYVQALLARSRKHPGVRVGLSPRAGLALLRAARAYALLLGRGHVVPEDVQALFAAVATHRLVAEADAAADLAKSILYAVAVD; encoded by the coding sequence ATGAGCGCAGGCAAGATCACCGCAAGCAGCGCGACGCACGACGCGGCCATCCTAACCGATGGCCTGCGCAGCGCCCTCGAACAAGCGCAGGCGCAGGTCAACGCGCTAGTGCTCGGCAAGGCGCAGGCGGTGCGCCTGGCCTTCGTCGCGCTGCTGTCCGACGGGCACCTGCTGATCGAGGACCTGCCCGGCCTCGGCAAGACCACGCTCGCGCATGCGCTGGCGGCGACGCTGGGCCTGGAGTTCCAGCGCGTGCAGTTCACTTCCGACCTGTTGCCGGCCGACGTGGTCGGCGTGTCGGTGTTCGATCCGACCTCGCGCCAGTTCCAGTTCCATCCCGGCCCGGTGTTCGCCCAGGTGCTGCTCGCCGACGAGATCAACCGCGCGCCGCCGCGCACGCAAAGCGCGCTGCTGGAAGCGATGGCCGAGCACCAGGTGACCGTGGACGGGCGCAGCCACCGGCTGCCGGATCCGTTCTTCGTCATCGCCACCCAGAACCCGGTCGACCTGTCGGGCACCTACCCGCTGCCCGATTCGCAGCTCGACCGCTTCCTGCTGCGCCTGCAACTGGGCTATCCCGACGAAGCCGCCGAGCGCGACCTGCTCGCCGGCGCCGACCGCCGCCACCTGATCGCGCAAGCGCGCGCGCTGCTGAGCGCGCCGGACGTGCAGGCGATCCGCAGCGCGGTCGACGCGGTCCACGCCAGCGAGGCGCTGATCGGCTACGTGCAGGCGCTGCTGGCGCGCAGCCGCAAGCACCCGGGCGTGCGCGTGGGCCTGTCGCCGCGCGCCGGCCTGGCGCTGCTGCGCGCCGCGCGCGCCTACGCGCTGCTGCTCGGCCGCGGCCACGTGGTGCCCGAGGACGTGCAGGCGCTGTTCGCCGCGGTCGCCACCCATCGCCTGGTCGCCGAGGCCGACGCCGCCGCCGACCTGGCCAAGTCGATCCTCTACGCGGTGGCCGTGGATTGA